The nucleotide window TGTCGCTCAACCTAACATCCTGGTGGGTGGCGGCAAGCGTCAGGACAGAGGTTTGGCGAAATTGCGCGGATTTCCTGTGGATGGATCAAGGATCGACCCGTCGGAATATTGCGCCAGATAGGCGCGGCGCGGCCTGTCGGTGATGTTCGCGCCGGATCGGTGCAGGGTCAGCGACGAGAAGATCACCATGGTTCCGGCGGGGCAGGGCAGGGCCTCCCCCCGATCCGGGCCGTCATAGCCGACCTTTTCCTTGCCGACATCGTCCCAGCGATGCGGGTCGATATGGGCCTGCGTGGTCAGGTCGCGGGGCAGGCAGCTCAGCGCGCCGTTATCGAGTGTCGTATCGTCCAGCGCGATCCAGACCGATAGATAGGGTGTATGGTCGAACGGGACGTAGGCGCCATCCTGATGCCACGCGAAGCTGGCCCCGGTGCGCGGGCCCTTGACCACGAATTGCTCGTTGAACAGGTGCGGGTCCTTCAGCACGATCCCGGTGACGGCACGCATCCGGTCGGAGAACAGGAAGCGGGCGACGTCGGGGAAATCCTCATGCCGCTTGTGGAGGAATTGCCGGTCAGCGCCCCGGTTGATGTCGTGGTTTCCGCCATCGGTCGCGGCGGGTTCCGCGATCAAGGTATCGGCGGCGTGGCGCAGCGCGGCAAGGTCGGTGTCGTCGATGCGCCCCGCCAGAACCGCGTAGCCCCGTTTCAGGAAATCCGTGTGCTTGGTCATGGTGAATGTCCTCCCGTGTCATGCCATTGCGGCACGATTCGTCCGCGAAAGCTGGTCTAGGGGCGACATTTGTGCCATATACCCTACCTTGTAGAATCCCGCAGAGCCCCACCAAGGAGTAGTGCCAGTGACCCGCTTCGCCGCCCCCATCGCCGAGCAGATCTGGGACATGAAATACCGCCTGAAAGACGCGGACGGCACACCCATCGACGGCTCGGTCGAGGATACGTGGCGGCGCATCGCCCGCGCTTTGGCTGAGGTTGAGGCGGAGCCGGAGACCTATGAGGAGCGCTTCTACACCGCGCTTGAGGATTTCAAATACCTCCCCGCAGGCCGCATCGTGGCCGGCGCGGGGACCGGGCGCAGCGTGACGCTCTTCAATTGCTTCGTCATGGGCACCGTACCGGACAGCATGGGCGGCATTTTCGACATGCTGAAAGAAGCCGCGCTGACGATGCAGCAGGGCGGTGGGATCGGCTATGACTTCTCCACTATCCGGCCGAAGGGTGCGGCGGTCAGCGGCGTGGCGGCGGATGCGTCCGGGCCGCTCAGCTTCATGGATGTGTGGGACGCGATGTGCCGCACGATCATGTCGGCCGGATCGCGGCGCGGCGCGATGATGGCCACAATGCGCTGCGATCACCCGGATATCGAGGATTTCATCGCCGCCAAGCAGGACCCGGCCCGCCTGCGGATGTTCAACATGAGCGTCTTGGCCACCGACCCGTTCATGGAAGCGGTGGAGTCGGACGGCCCGTGGGATCTGGTCTTTGGCGACAAGGTTTTCCGCACCGTGCAGGCCCGTGATTTGTGGAACCGCATCATGCGGGCCACCTACGATTACGCGGAGCCGGGGGTGATTTTCATCGACCGCATCAATGCCGAGAACAACCTCAATTACGCCGAGACGATCTGCGCCACCAACCCGTGCGGGGAACAACCGCTGCCGCCTTATGGGGCCTGCCTGCTCGGTTCGGTCAATCTGGCGCAACTGGTGGAGCATCCGTTTGACGACGCGGCCCGGATCTCCACCACCGCGCTGAACGACATCGTGGGCACCGCGATCCGCATGATGGACAATGTCGTCGATGCCTCCCGCTTTCCGTTGGAGGCGCAGCGGCAGGAGGCGCAGGCGAAGCGGCGCATCGGCCTTGGCGTGACGGGGCTGGCGGACGCGCTGGCGATGTGCGGATTGCGCTATGGGTCGGAGGAGGCGGCGGCCAAGACAGGCGACTGGATGGCGCTGATCGCCAATGCGTCCTACCGGGCATCGGCTGAAATCGCGGCTGAGAAAGGCGCGTTCCCCCTTTTCGATGCGGCGGAATATGCCAAGACGCCCATGGTGCAGCGGCTGGATGCAGATGTGCAGGCGCTGATTGCCAAACACGGCCTGCGAAATGCGCTTTTGACGTCGATCGCGCCCACCGGCACGATTTCGCTTTTCGCAGGCAATGTCTCCTCGGGGATCGAGCCGATCTTCGCCAATGCCTATACCCGCAAGGTCCTGCAACCCGATGGCACCCGCACCGAGGAAGAAGTGGTCGATTTCGCGGTCGCAAAATGGCGCGAGATAAAGGGTGACGTAGAATTGCCCGACCATTTCGTTAACGCGCAGACCTTGGCCCCGCTCGATCACGTGCGCATGCAGGCCGCCGCACAGCCTTGGATCGACTCCAGCATCTCCAAAACCATAAACGTGCCTGCCGATATCAGCTTCGAGGCGTTCAAGGACGTCTACGCGGAGGCCTATGCCACCGGCTGCAAAGGCTGCACCACGTACCGGCCCAACGACATAACGGGGTCGGTTTTGGCCGTGTCGGAAGCGGAAGAAAAGCCGCGCGCGCAGGAAGCGGTTGAGGCCGCTGGTGGCGAAGTCGTCTACATGTCCGATCCGCTGGACCGCCCGTCAGAGCTGGAGGGCAACACCTACAAGGTCAAATGGCCCGACAGCGAACATGCGCTCTACATCACGATCAACGACATCGTCCTGAACGGCCACCGCCGCCCTTTCGAGGTGTTCATAAACTCCAAGAACATGGAGCATTTCGCCTGGACCGTCGCACTCACCCGGATGATTTCCGCCGTGTTCCGGCGGGGTGGCGATGTGAGTTTCGTGGTAGAGGAGCTGAAGGCCGTCTTCGACCCGCGCGGCGGGGCATGGATGCAGGGCAAATACGTCCCCTCGATCCTGGCCGCGATCGGTGGCGTGATCGAAAAGCACATGATCGCCACGGGTTTTTTGGCGGGCGAAGGAATGGGTCTGAAGGCCGATCCCCATGCCCAGGTCGTCAATATCGGCAATCGCCCCGGCCCGGCCTGCCCGTCCTGCGGGCAATACGATCTGCGGATGGTCGAAGGCTGCCTGACCTGCGGGTCGTGCGGGCATTCGAAGTGCGGGTAGGCGGATGTACCGGTGGGTGGAAGATCATCTGATCTTCACGCCGTCGGGCAAGTTTGTCTGGCGGTGCGGCTTCTGGGCGCGCCTGCCGAAGCGATTGCCACGCGAAGAGGCTGCTTTGGGCGACCTGTTCGACGAGCGATTTCCCTCCTCTACGTCCTGACGAGGACCACAATAGGTGTCGCGGTCCTGCCTCACTTGGTGCGCGAAACGGGCCGAAACTCCGAATTCCCCGACCCAAATCGCCGTTTGGTGCTAATTTCGCCACAAATCACCGGCATCAGACCGGAAAACACACGTTGAGCAGGCAGCCATGACACAACAAACCCTCCGGGCGCTGGCCCTTGTCGCGACCGCTTTGGGCGCACCCGCTTTCGCGCAGGACAGCGCCGCGTTCGAGCGTCAGGGCTTCACGCAAGTCTTCACCAACGACTGGTTCGGCATGCCCATCGGCGACCGCTTCGACCGCTGGCGGACGGGCGCCTACCAGGTCAGCGGGTTCTTCGGCCAGGACTGGGACGGCGCCTTGCCGAGTGATCCCTTTGCGCTTGTCGAGTTGCGCTTCCGCGGGGAAATCATTGCGCCCGACAACCTTGCCGCCCCCGCACCGGGCGACCGGCGGTATGCCCCGGCGCTCTATTTCGGGGCATCGACGCATTTCGACTATCGCGGGTTGGAAGTGGCGGCGGGCGCGGACCTGGTGATGACGGGCGACCAGACCGGCCTGATGGACCTGCATGACGGCATCCACCGGACCTTCGGCGGCTCGGACGTGGATTTGTCGAATTTCATGATCGACGACGGCTACTACCTCAATGGGACGGTGGAAGGCGGGCGGACCTTTGCACTTGGCAACACCGCCGTGCGCCCCTTCGCGGAAGTGCAGGCGGGCGTTGAGACCCTGGCGCGTGTTGGGGTCGACCTTCGGTTCGGAAACTTCGATCCCGAGGCATTGTTGATCCGCGACCCGATCACCGGGCAACGCATCCTCGCGCTGCCGGGCGATGGCGGTGGAGGCTTCAGCTTCTCCGCCGGGGCGGATGTGGGATACGTCTGGGACTCGGTTCTTTTGCCGTCCAACGGGCCGGAGCACGAGGATATGCGCTATCGCCTGCGGGGCGGCGTGAATTACGGGATCGGGCCGGCCGATTTCTTTTACGGCGTCACCTATCTGTCGGAAGAATTCGTCGGGCAGGAGGAAGGGCAACTGGTCGGATCGCTCTCCCTCGTCTTGCGGTTCTGACAAATTCGACTCACCGATTCGGAAAAGCGAATCGGGAGGCTTCCCACGGCGAATCACCTCTGCTAGCGTCCTGACAAAGGCCGGGGATCAACCACCGGTCTACGTCGAAACTGACGAGGCGGGGCATGATGGGTACGAGCTTTCGGGGCGCGTTCGTGATCGTATGGGCGCAAACCTGCATTGAGGGATTTCCGGCAGAACCACAACAAGAACTGGCCGAAGGGATGAGCTGGAGCTGGCATGGCAAGCTTCTTCCACTGGAAGGGGATCCCGCCGCCCTCCTCCTGACGGTCAGCCGGGACCAGGATGAGCTTCGCGCCCGTGCGGCGCGCGTGGTGCGCAAGCTGTTGCAGCACTCCGCGCCGGGCCCCGCCGAATTTGCCGCCGCGGATGCCGATCCCCTGTTCCGCGGCGCATTCATCGTTAGCGACGGCGCGAAATTCTACACGATTGTCCCGATCTTGCTGGAAGACTGCACGCCGCCGCTATTGCTGTTCGCGGGCGATCCGCCGCCATCGGGGCGGGAATTGATGATCGTGCATCGCAACGAGGAAACCCTGAAGCCGACGCCAAGCGAGGAGCCGACGGTGATCTGCTTCACGCCCGGCACCCGCATCCGCACCGAAGACGGCGACAAGGCGATCGAGGAATTGGGCACCGGCGACCGTGTGCTGACCCGCGACAACGGCCCGCAAGAGGTTCTGTGGTCAGGCCACCGCCGTATGTCGGGCGCGCGCCTGTTCGCGATGCCGGACCAACGTCCGATCCGTATGCGGGCGGGGGCGCTGGGGGTCGAGCGCCCGGACGAGGATCTGATCGTCAGCCCCGAGCACCGCATCCTGGTGACCGGCCGCGCTGCGCAGGAATTGTGGGGGGAGGCCGAAGTGCTGGTCCGCGCCGCCGATCTGGTGGGCGACAGCCGCATCACCGTCGACCATTCCCTGCGCGAGACGTTTTACATTCACCTGATGCTGGACCGACACGAGGTCGTCTGGGCCAACGGGCTGGAGGTGGAGACGTTTCACCCCGGCTTCATGGGGTTGGAGCACCTCAACAACCTGCAACGCGAGAGCCTGCTGGAGATGCGCCCCGAACTGGCCGCCAATCCGCACGCCTACGGCGCGCCGGTGCGCCGGATGCTGACCCGCGCAGAGGCCGCGATCCTGATCGACGGCGCCCCCACCAAACCGCTGGCCGCCCGCGCCCATTGACGGGCGCATTGACACCCCCCTGAACCGGGCCTAAAAGCCCGCCAGATCCCGGTCGTAAGGCCGGGGTTTTTCATTGGTGTTGGTGGCCCTCGCAAGAGGAACCCTGTCATCCCGGCCAAATCCGGGAAGAGGACAACGCCCTTCACAACAACCGCGAGGCAAGCCACCGGCTTGAGGAGCGGTTTCGAACCTGAAGGAGATCAGCCGTGACCAAACGCACGTCTGCCAAGTACAAAATCGACCGCCGGATGGGCGAAAACATCTGGGGCCGCCCGAAATCCCCCGTCAATCGCCGCGAATACGGCCCCGGTCAGCATGGCCAGCGCCGCAAGGGCAAGATGTCCGATTTCGGCCTGCAGCTGCGCGCCAAGCAAAAGCTCAAGGGTTATTACGGCGACCTGACCGAGAAGCAATTCAAGCGCATCTACATCGAAGCGGCCCGTGTCAAAGGTGACACCGGTGAGAACCTGATCGGCTTGCTGGAGCGCCGCCTGGACGCCGTCGTCTACCGCGCCAAGTTCGTGCCGACCGTCTTCGCCGCCCGCCAGTTCGTGAACCACGGCCATGTCCTGGTGAACGGCCAGCGCGTCAACATCCCCTCCTACCGCGTGAAGGAAGGCGATGTCGTTGAGGTTCGGGAGAAGTCCAAGCAATTGGCCATCGTGCTGGAAGCCGTGCAATTGGCCGAGCGTGACGTGCCCGATTACATCGAGGCCGACCATTCCAAGATGACCGCCACCTTCGTGCGCACCCCCGGCCTGGGCGATGTGCCCTATCCGGTGATGATGGAACCGAACCTCGTGATCGAATACTACGCCCAGAACTAAGCTGGTTCTGAGCGAAGACATCGAAAGGCCGCCCCTCATCCGGGCGGCCTTTTTCGTTTGGGTCAGTCTTGCAGGTCGATGACGGCGCTGTCGTCGTCAAACAGCAATCGGCAGGCCGCGCCCATCGCCACGCATTCGGCCAGTCCGGCCATCAGCCCGTCTTCGCCTTCGGGGACGGTCAGGCCAAGCGCCTCCATCTCCCTGCGATACGTGTCGCGCCGCAATTGTGCGTACTCCTCGGTGTCGCGGGCCAGCGCGCCGGCAAATGCCTCCAACGCGCCCTCCGCATCCCCCGCAGCGGCGCGGATATGGGCCAGCGTATCGAGGGAGCCTGCAACGTTGTCGTTCGGCGAAGTGTCTTGCGGGTCGAACATCGCGTACCACCGATCAATGATGTCGGATGCCGCCTCCAACTCGCCCCTCAGGTACAGGTGCCAGGCCAGGTCATTACGAATGTTGTAGAGGTGGTCCCATTGGTCGATGACGGCGCTGTATTCCTGCTCCGCCGCGCGGGCGGCATCGAATTGCTCAAGGTAGATATTTGCCTGCACGAGGACGTAGACGTCGTCGATATGTGGATCGTCAAAGGCCAGAGCTTGGGTCGCTGCCTCCACGGCGCGGTCATCTTGTTCCAGCGAATAGAACGCCAACCGCGCCACGTCGCTGTAGAACCATTCCTCTGACAGGCCCACATAATCGGCGGCATTGTAGGCCTGCATCGCCTCTTCGTGGCGCTCTGCCCAATGCAGGCAATACCCGAGGTTGCCGAGGAGATACGGATCGGCGCTTGGGTCGAAGGCCCAGTCGACCGAAGGCCCAAGCCTGTCGATGATCTGGTCGGCCACCGCGCCGCAGCTTTCGGGATCGTCGCCGTCGGTCCGCGCGATCAGCAATTCAAGATAGGCGCGCGGATTGTCGGGTTCCGCATCAATGGCGGCCTGCGCCCACCGCATCTGGCCCTCGGCGTCGCCCATTTCAGCCGCGAGGGAGGAAGCATTTGCGTAACCGCGGAACCAATCGGGGCGGTATTCCCCGACGAGGATCTGGTCGAGAAATGCCGCGTC belongs to Hasllibacter sp. MH4015 and includes:
- a CDS encoding lipid A-modifier LpxR family protein, encoding MTQQTLRALALVATALGAPAFAQDSAAFERQGFTQVFTNDWFGMPIGDRFDRWRTGAYQVSGFFGQDWDGALPSDPFALVELRFRGEIIAPDNLAAPAPGDRRYAPALYFGASTHFDYRGLEVAAGADLVMTGDQTGLMDLHDGIHRTFGGSDVDLSNFMIDDGYYLNGTVEGGRTFALGNTAVRPFAEVQAGVETLARVGVDLRFGNFDPEALLIRDPITGQRILALPGDGGGGFSFSAGADVGYVWDSVLLPSNGPEHEDMRYRLRGGVNYGIGPADFFYGVTYLSEEFVGQEEGQLVGSLSLVLRF
- a CDS encoding Hint domain-containing protein, whose protein sequence is MSWSWHGKLLPLEGDPAALLLTVSRDQDELRARAARVVRKLLQHSAPGPAEFAAADADPLFRGAFIVSDGAKFYTIVPILLEDCTPPLLLFAGDPPPSGRELMIVHRNEETLKPTPSEEPTVICFTPGTRIRTEDGDKAIEELGTGDRVLTRDNGPQEVLWSGHRRMSGARLFAMPDQRPIRMRAGALGVERPDEDLIVSPEHRILVTGRAAQELWGEAEVLVRAADLVGDSRITVDHSLRETFYIHLMLDRHEVVWANGLEVETFHPGFMGLEHLNNLQRESLLEMRPELAANPHAYGAPVRRMLTRAEAAILIDGAPTKPLAARAH
- a CDS encoding lipopolysaccharide assembly protein LapB, whose amino-acid sequence is MTATFAAADPVETCLYGEGDWAATLSACNTALAATDDPVEQGRFILHRGIAHEFLGDMDAAFLDQILVGEYRPDWFRGYANASSLAAEMGDAEGQMRWAQAAIDAEPDNPRAYLELLIARTDGDDPESCGAVADQIIDRLGPSVDWAFDPSADPYLLGNLGYCLHWAERHEEAMQAYNAADYVGLSEEWFYSDVARLAFYSLEQDDRAVEAATQALAFDDPHIDDVYVLVQANIYLEQFDAARAAEQEYSAVIDQWDHLYNIRNDLAWHLYLRGELEAASDIIDRWYAMFDPQDTSPNDNVAGSLDTLAHIRAAAGDAEGALEAFAGALARDTEEYAQLRRDTYRREMEALGLTVPEGEDGLMAGLAECVAMGAACRLLFDDDSAVIDLQD
- a CDS encoding phytanoyl-CoA dioxygenase family protein, whose product is MTKHTDFLKRGYAVLAGRIDDTDLAALRHAADTLIAEPAATDGGNHDINRGADRQFLHKRHEDFPDVARFLFSDRMRAVTGIVLKDPHLFNEQFVVKGPRTGASFAWHQDGAYVPFDHTPYLSVWIALDDTTLDNGALSCLPRDLTTQAHIDPHRWDDVGKEKVGYDGPDRGEALPCPAGTMVIFSSLTLHRSGANITDRPRRAYLAQYSDGSILDPSTGNPRNFAKPLS
- a CDS encoding adenosylcobalamin-dependent ribonucleoside-diphosphate reductase, with translation MTRFAAPIAEQIWDMKYRLKDADGTPIDGSVEDTWRRIARALAEVEAEPETYEERFYTALEDFKYLPAGRIVAGAGTGRSVTLFNCFVMGTVPDSMGGIFDMLKEAALTMQQGGGIGYDFSTIRPKGAAVSGVAADASGPLSFMDVWDAMCRTIMSAGSRRGAMMATMRCDHPDIEDFIAAKQDPARLRMFNMSVLATDPFMEAVESDGPWDLVFGDKVFRTVQARDLWNRIMRATYDYAEPGVIFIDRINAENNLNYAETICATNPCGEQPLPPYGACLLGSVNLAQLVEHPFDDAARISTTALNDIVGTAIRMMDNVVDASRFPLEAQRQEAQAKRRIGLGVTGLADALAMCGLRYGSEEAAAKTGDWMALIANASYRASAEIAAEKGAFPLFDAAEYAKTPMVQRLDADVQALIAKHGLRNALLTSIAPTGTISLFAGNVSSGIEPIFANAYTRKVLQPDGTRTEEEVVDFAVAKWREIKGDVELPDHFVNAQTLAPLDHVRMQAAAQPWIDSSISKTINVPADISFEAFKDVYAEAYATGCKGCTTYRPNDITGSVLAVSEAEEKPRAQEAVEAAGGEVVYMSDPLDRPSELEGNTYKVKWPDSEHALYITINDIVLNGHRRPFEVFINSKNMEHFAWTVALTRMISAVFRRGGDVSFVVEELKAVFDPRGGAWMQGKYVPSILAAIGGVIEKHMIATGFLAGEGMGLKADPHAQVVNIGNRPGPACPSCGQYDLRMVEGCLTCGSCGHSKCG
- the rpsD gene encoding 30S ribosomal protein S4, with translation MTKRTSAKYKIDRRMGENIWGRPKSPVNRREYGPGQHGQRRKGKMSDFGLQLRAKQKLKGYYGDLTEKQFKRIYIEAARVKGDTGENLIGLLERRLDAVVYRAKFVPTVFAARQFVNHGHVLVNGQRVNIPSYRVKEGDVVEVREKSKQLAIVLEAVQLAERDVPDYIEADHSKMTATFVRTPGLGDVPYPVMMEPNLVIEYYAQN